Part of the Nicotiana sylvestris chromosome 2, ASM39365v2, whole genome shotgun sequence genome, TTCAAGAATTTTGTCATAATCTGAATAATGTATATGAAGATGATATAAAATTTCTTTTTTCGACAGAGAAAAGTTTTATGCAACATAGCCATGTTGAGCTCTACAATATGATCATATCAAAAGATGAAGATGATAGCACATCAGATCAGAACTAAAGAGTCGCGCCCGCTAGAGATTGTAATTAGCAAGGGAAACAAAGATTTTGTCTCATCTCAAATAGAAGTGAATCCAGAATTTAAAATCAGTTGATTCAGAATGGACGTGATTTTAAATATACTTGCTTCGAGTCGAAGTTGAATTGAAAGCTATAGATTAAGTTGAATTCGCTCTAAATCCACCTATGATCTTAAGGGCTAAAACAGACTGTGGACTCCTGTAATTTTTGAGTAATAAAAATGAACAGACCTGTGGCCTCCGAGTTTATGTTGTTTCCAATTGCTTCTTTTAGTATATATGCATAAACATCATAAAGGATAAATCAATAACATGAATATGATGGTGTCTATCTCATTCAaatggtttggtagccaaccttgttgaattggtattggtttggtagccaaccttgttaaATTTGTAtggtttggtagccaattttattgacttggtttggtttggtagccaaccttgttgaaattgtgaaaagtGAGTGCAAAttatcaaatattgtaggctttagagaatGAGTTttttagctataaaaggagagcttcaacccTCATTTcatcacaccaacaaagagagaaaagaaagagaacaatgtattccataaactataagaaaatagtttgtgaagaaaaatagagtgtgagagatattgtagtgagggagaaaaaacaaaagagtgtttatttcttttgagaGTGTAGTGGTATTAGGAGTAtttttactcgttactacacagtgtaaaattcttcgctatagtgatatcagttgctcttcttggccgtggtttttcccttattcagaagggtttccacgtaaaatcttggtgtcattattgctgtatttctattcttgctgatttaaccataacttagtgttctgcgtttatcactaataccgtgaatattattttacggggtttattcccaacaagtggtatcagagccaacgTTCTGTCTGAGTATactctgtggttgcagcacaatctgaacttccacatcagaaaagaattaTTTTGGTCTTCTAATAAATAGTATTTATATTTGTGATGAACTATGAAAGCCAACACTAGTAAAATGAATACTTTGAATGGCACAAATTATGCCATCTGGAAGGGCAAAATGAAAGATTTGCTCTATgtcaagaattttcatcaacaTGCCTTCACCACTATAAAGCCTGATAATAAATCAgatgaagagtggagtttgttaCACAGGCAAGTCTGCGGCTTTATTAGACAGTGGATTGATGATAATATTTTGAACCATATTTCTGGGGAGACACATGCTCGGACCCTATGGGAGCACCTTGAAAGTTTGTATGCTCGGAAAACTGGAAACAACAAGATGTTTCTGATAAAGCAGATGTTGGGTTTAAATTACCACGATGGTTCCGTGATGACAAATCATCTGAATAATTTTCAGGGGATCATGAACCAGTTATCTGCTATGGGcattaaatttgatgaagaaattcaagacttgtttctacttggttccctaccaaattcttgggaaattcttagaacttcattatcaaattctgcTCTGGATGGTGTGATCTCTATGGATCTTGCCAAGAGCACCCTTTTAAATGAAGAGATGAGAATAAAATCTCAGTGTTCCTCCTCATCAGATGTCTTGGTGATTGACTTTAGGGGAGAAGCAAGAAtcagggttctcaaaatagagaacataatagaagcaAATCCAGAAGCAGACTTAAAGATATTGAGTGCTACCATTGCGGGAAGAGAGGGCCCACAAAGAAGTTCTGCCGGATTTTGAAAAGGGAGAATAGAGACAAGGAAGAACAGAAAGAAGATGGCAATCGTGTGGCCACAGTTACTTGTTACTGTCTTTGATGCGAATCTGATAAATATTGCTTGTGATGAGTCAAGCTGGGTTGTGGACAGTGGTGCCGCATCTCATGTGACATCAAGGAAGGAATTTTTCTCATCTTATACTCAGGGTGACTATGGAACTTTGAGTATGGATAATGAGACTGTATCTAGGGTGGCTGGTGTTGGAACGATTTGTTTGGAAACTAGTAttggaactaaactagttttaaacaatgtaAAGCATGCACTTGATGTTCGTTTGCATTTGATCTCTGTTGGTGTTTTGGATGATGGGGGATATGTCAGTACCAACGGTGCTGGAAAGTGGAAGCTCACTAAGGGTTCCATGATTGTGGCTCGTGGGAAAAAGCGTCATGGTCTATACTGAACTACGACCTCTACCTGTGTTGATATGGTGAGTGCCGTTGAGAGCAATAGCTCTTTAACGTTATGGCATAAGAGGCTTAGCCACATTAGCGAGAAAGGACTAAATGTTTTAGCCAAGAAGAAATTGTTGTCAAattttgaaagtgcaaaattagaaaaatatgagcactgcttggctggaaaacaaaaaagagtttctttCCAGTCTCATCCTCCTTCAAGAAAGATAGAGTTGCTTGAGTTAGTGCATTCAGATTTATATGGTCCAATGAAGACAAGGATTTTGGGCGGTGCACTTTATTTTGCTACCTTTATTGATGATTGTTCAAGGAAACTTTGGGTCTACATCTTGAAGACTAAAGACTAAGTATTGAGTGTCTTTAAGCAGTTTCATGCTTCAGTTGAAAGAGAAATTGGAAAGAAGTTGAAGTGTATTCGTACTGATaatggtggtgaatattgtggaccGTTTGACGAATACTGCAAACAACAGGGTATCAGATACCAGAAGACTCCTCCTAAGTCTCCTCAACGTAATGGTTTAGCAGAAATGATGACTAAGACATTGATGGAAAGAGTCAAATATTTGCTTTCTGAAGCAAAGTTGCCGAATTCCTTTTGGGGTGAGGCTTTGTTGACCGCCGCACATGTTATTAATCTATCCCTTGCGGTTGCTTTGTAAAGTGATGTTCTAAACAGAGTTTGGTATGGCAAGGATATTTCCTATGACCACTTGAAAGTGTTTGTTTGCAAAGCTTTTGTACATGTGCCTAAAGATGAGAGGTCAAAATTAAATGCCAAGACAAGGCAATGCATCTTCATTGGTTATGACCTTGATAagtttggttacaggctataTGATCCAATTGAGAAGAAGGTCGTGAGAAGCCGTGATGTTATCTTCGTGGAGGATCAAACCATTGAAGATATTAACAAAGCGGAGAAGCTAAAATCTCCAAGTTCTGAAGGTTTAGTTAATCTTGATCAAATTCCTCATACAAATGCGGATGACGCTAATGGGCtcaatgatgatggtgatgcccagaaccatattccagatcagcatattgatggtgatggtgataacAATGCTAATGTTGATGAGGTAAATGCTCCTACTCACAAAGTTGTGGACGGGTTAGATATTCCACTCAGGAGGTCTTCCAGACCTCGTACTTCTTCCTCCCGTTATTCACCCAATGAGTATGTATTACTCACTGATGGGGAAGAACCTGAATGTTATGCGGGGGCATAGAAGATGAGCACAAGGATCAATGgattgaagccatgcaagataaGATGAAATCTCTGCATGAGAACCATACTTATGAGTTGGTGAAATTGCCTAAGAGCATGAGAGCTTGAAGAACAAGtgggtgttcaaagttaaagctgaaTAACATAGTTTGAAGCCTAGATACAAAGCTAGATTGGTTGTCAAGGGATTTTGTCAAAGGAAAGGTATTGACTTTGACAAAATATTTTCTCCTGTCGtgaaaatgtcctccattcggacagttcttggtttgactgccagtcttgatttggagattgagcagatggatgtgaagactgttttttcttcacggtgacttagaagaggagatttatatggaacaTCCTGAAGGCTTCAAGgcaaaaggtaaagaaaatcttGTATGCAAACTTAAGAAGAGTCTATATGGATTGAAGCAAGCTCCCAGACAATGGTACAAGAAGTTTGAGTCTGTTATGGGGGAGCAAGGCTACAAAAAGACTTCTTCAGACCACTGTGTGTTTGTACAAAGATtttctgatgatgattttatcatcctcttgctatatgtggatgatatgttgattgtggGCAGGAATGCTTCCAAGATTAACGAGTTGAAGAAACGGTTGAATCTTTTGCAATGAAAGACTTGGGTCATGTTAAGCAGATTTTGGGCATGAGAATTACTCGTTCGAGAAATGAAAGAAAGATTTACTTATCACAAGAGAAGTACATAGAACGTATACTGGAGCGCTTCAATATGAAAAGTGCTAAGTTGGTTCGCAAACCCCTTCCTGGTCATCTGAAGTTGAGCAAGAAGATATGTCCTACAACAAcagaggaaaaagagagaatggTCAAGATTCCTAATTCCTCTGTTgtcggaagtttgatgtatgcaatggtatgcactcGACTAGATATTGCTCATGCAGTCGGTGTTATTAGCAGATTTCTTGAAAATCCAGGAAAAGAGCATTGGGAAGCTgtaaagtggatactcaggtatctAAGAGGAAGCTCACATGAATACTTATGTTTTGGAGGATCAAATCCAattttgaagggctatacagattctGATATGGCAAGTGaccttgaaaaaaaaaatccactactggatatttatttactttttcagggggagctatatcatggcagtcgaagttgcagaagtgtgtcgcACTATCTACAATTGAAGCGGAGTATATTGCGGCTACTGAAATTGGCaaagagatgatatggctcaagagatTTCTTTAAGAACTTGGATTGCGACAGATGGAGTATGTTGTCTATTGCGACAGTCAGAGTGCAATAGACTTGAGCAAAAACTCCATGTACCATGCGAGAAAAAGACACATCAACgtcagatatcattggattcgtgagcaAGTGGAGAACGAATCAGTTCAAGTCAAAAAGATTCACACGAGTGAAAATTCTGCAAATAtgttgaccaaggtggtaccaagagacaagttcgagctatgcaaagaatttgtcggcatgcactcaaactagaagacagtgctacctcctctaaatgaatgagactggagggggagattgatggtgtccatctcattcaaatggtttggtagccaaccttgttgaattggtattggtttggtagccaaccttgttaaATTTGTAtggtttggtagccaattttattgacttggtttggtttggtagccaaccttgttgaaattgtgaaaagtgtgtgcaaattatcaaatattgtaggctttagagaatGAGTTttttagctataaaaggagagcttcaactctcatttcatcacaccaacaaagagagaaaagaaagagagcaatgtattccataaactataagaaaatagtttgtgaagaaaaatagagtatgagagatattgtagtgagggagaaaaagcaaaagagtgtttatttcttttgagagtgtagtggtcttaggagtatttttactcgttactacacagtgtaaaattcctcgctatagtgatatcagttgctcttcttggccgtggcttttcccttattcagaagagtttccacgtaaaatcttggtgtcattattgctgcatttctattcttgctgatttaactctaacttagtgttctgcgtttgtcactaataccgtgaatattattttacggggtttattcccaacagaaTAATTACCATGAAATGGAAGATGCAGATCTATATGACAACAAGAAAATTCGTTCTGCTGCAGCTAAAAAATGAGAATGTTCACCTCATATACAATCATCAAATATGACTTCTCAACTATATTTCTTCAAGTTCCTCTTCTTGAATCTTGATCCAGGATATTTGCAAATTTCTTCCAGTCTCTTTTGGTCTGCATAAAACATGTTTTATGTTGCATTTCTTGCTCATTTTCGACAAGAAACAAAAATGTTAACAGATATTAACACAATCTTTCTTTAGGCCTAGCAATCAATTAGAACACGAGATTTTTGGCTAAAGAACAAGGCAGAATTGAGGCTCTACAAAATCCAATGAGAAAAGTAACAAAAGTTCAAAGCTTCTATGAGAGTGTTACTTCTTCCTCAAATCTCTTAGAATCAACCTTAAGATTTCTATAACTGAACCCTGGGATTTCATTCATCCTACAGTTCTCAGAAACTTCAACCATAGAACACATTGCAGGTAATCCACCACCATtgcctcttctcttcttctttctccaTTTCATCGTCAAGAACCCGAAACTAGGCCAAGAACTGCTACCACCCGAATTTATTTCCACTGTACTCTTCTGGGATTTGTTATTAGAATTTCCTCTACAATCCGGCTCGAGTCTTCTAAAATACTCAATCTCCTTCTTCAAAAGTGATCCTACAGTTCCCCTTGTGCCTACCTCAACCGGCACACTTGCACTCATTTTATCAGAGAACCGACTAGTGATGCTGCTAGTAGCTCTGTATAACATTTTTTTGagagtcttgtttgtgaagaataaATTGGCAGTAGTTTTTAAGTCATATTATGGTGGTAGGGATGATATTTGCTTGCATTAAGGAGCAACTATTCTATAGTGCTAATGATAGTGTTTATAGACAATGCTTTTTTGTTGAAAGTGGACAGCGTGAGGCTCTGCATAATTGTAGCAGTGGATGGATGGAGATGTAATCATCAACCAAACTTGTAATCAACGCATACACCTAAATATAATTACTATTGTTTTACCTTTCCGTCTCTGACTTATTTGGCTGATCCAAGTTAGTCATCATGATCAACCCCATTCAGGACCTAAGTCAAGAAAGAAAACTTGGGGTATATAATACTTACACCCTTGACcccttcctctcttttttttttttcaatttttttgctTATTAATCTAATGCTAAAAGATTGAACTTAATCATCTCTGTCAACAGATCATGCTTGTGTGGTCCTCAGCAATCAATGTCCAGGCTTTTTTAATCCCTTGCTTTGTAAATAATCATAGGATAATTCGAATTAATATTTGGTGTTAACTTCTTACCGGGTATAACTATAGTCCGAAAAGATTATAGTGGCTACGCCGCCCCAATAAATTTAAAATAACCTTTTCGCTATCCTTGGCTATTTAATTGAAACCTTAAACAAATAACAGCAGGCACCAAATCTCTTCTTCTTACAAGGTCCTAAAGCGACGTTTACCTAAGATTGCAATCCTTTTCTAAGCTAAAGAGACCATTACCAAATAAGTATTCTTATAAATGTACAATGCTGCACTGCTTCTTATTACCAAATAAGTATGtctcaatttttttaattttttcggAAATAGTGTCCGAACCAGTTTGCAAACTATTTTATCACTAGTACCTGCTACCTCCCATCAGATAACAGGTAACTGAGAGAAATCATCTACCGAGGTTTGGTCAGACGAAAAGAGACCAGCTAGTGTGATTTGAACCCTAAACCTCCATAATTTTCATCCACTTTATTGACGGTTAGACCTCACCCTTTATATTGATATTTCGTATGTCACAAGAGCGCATGAGTTGATCCCAACTAGTTTTTGTGTAACAAGCACCAACATCTCATCCTTTATAAAGTGCACGGAGCACTTGAGCACACCAGATTCTGATAGCATGTTACAAATTGCGTCACCATCCAGCACTAACCAAGTAGAAGAACAAAGAAATGAACCTGCTTTTTGAAAAAGAAAGTAAAGAGACAGCACATCAGAATTGGAGGATAGTGCCCATAAGAGATACTACTAGTAAAGGTAGTAACTTGGTAAGGAAACAAAGATCTTGTTTCTATCTCAAGGGCTAAACAGAACTGAATGCAACTAGAGCTGTGTCTAAGATGAAGCTCCTTGCGGTTTTAACTAATACTATTTATATAGTCAAAGCAGCAAAAGAAACAGCTTTAATGTTATGCAGACTGTGGGCTTCTGTGGTTCTGGAATAATGTTATGAACAGACATGGTAGCCTCAGAGTTTCTGTTGTTTCCCATCTTTTAGCAGATGTGCATAAACATCATAAGGGATAAATAAGTAATAAGAAAGATTTCCACGAAATGGAAGATGAAAATCTGCACGAACTACAAGAAAATTCGCTCTGCTTGCAGGCTAAACATGAAAATGTTCCCCTCATATACAATCATCAAATATGACTTCTCAACTACGTTGAAGTTCCTTTTTTGATACAGATAAAACTGCAAATTTCTTTCAATTACAAGAACCTAGAAATGTCCAGTCATTTGATCTGCACAAAACATTTTTATGTTGCATTTCTTGCTTACTTCCACAGGGAAccaaaatattaaaaatattaacACAATCTTTTTTAAGGCCTAACAATTGAAGGCAATCAGAAACACAAGATATTTGGCTAAAGAATAAGGGAGAATTCAGGCGCTACAAAATCCAATTAGACGACTAAAAAATTCAAAAGCTTCTTGAGAGTGTTACATCTTCCTCAAATCTCTTAGATCAACCTTAAGATTCCTATAACTAAACCCCGGGATTTCACTCAGCCTACAGCTCAGAAACTTCAACCATAAAACACATTGCAGGTAATCCACCACCACtgcctcttctcttcttctttctccaTTTCATCGTCAAGAACCCGAAGCTAGGCCACGGAAGGCCACCACCACTAGAATCTATTTCCAGTGTACTCTTCAAGGATTTATTAGAAATTCCTTTTCCACAATCCAACTCAAGTCTTCTGAAATACTCAATCTCCTTCAGAAGTGATCCTACAACTCCCGTTGTGCCTACATCAACTGGTACACTTGCACTCATTTTATCAGAGAACCTACTGGTGATGCTGCGAGCTCTGTATTAACATTTTTTTctcagaaaaaaaagaagaatttcCGAGATTGTGGAATGCTTATTTGTGATGAATAAATTGGAGGTTTTTAGTGCTAATG contains:
- the LOC104214350 gene encoding uncharacterized protein codes for the protein MLYRATSSITSRFSDKMSASVPVEVGTRGTVGSLLKKEIEYFRRLEPDCRGNSNNKSQKSTVEINSGGSSSWPSFGFLTMKWRKKKRRGNGGGLPAMCSMVEVSENCRMNEIPGFSYRNLKVDSKRFEEEVTLS